A window from Primulina eburnea isolate SZY01 chromosome 2, ASM2296580v1, whole genome shotgun sequence encodes these proteins:
- the LOC140824145 gene encoding uncharacterized protein, which translates to MASYEPPYGRKCRSPLTWDEVGEKVITVPELLQLEIDKVAIIREKLMAAQDRQKSWADLKQRKLEFETGEKDYVKVSPMKGLVWFSKFGKLNPMYVRPFEILGKVGTLAYQLALPIDMSRIHRLEHLTNKEAYPGSK; encoded by the coding sequence ATGGCTTCGTATGAACCACCATATGGTCGCAAGTGTAGGTCACCTCTGActtgggatgaagtcggagaAAAGGTTATCACCGTACCTGAGCTTCTTCAACTAGAAATTGATAAAGTAGCCATTATTAGGGAAAAACTCATGGCAGCTCAAGATCGACAAAAGAGTTGGGCTGATTTAAAGCAAAGAAAGTTGGAGTTTGAAACTGGTGAGAAAGATTATGTTAAAGTCTCACCTATGAAAGGATTGGTTTGGTTTAGCAAATTTGGAAAACTAAATCCAATGTATGTCAGACCCTTCGAAATACTTGGAAAAGTGGGAACCCTGGCCTATCAACTGGCTTTACCAATAGATATGTCAAGAATTCACCGTCTTGAACATCTAACAAATAAGGAAGCATATCCTGGATCCAAGTAA